The genomic interval TAGTGAGCAATGAACGCTGTGGTAGGCATAGGAATATTATTATTCCATCAATGCCTTTTGATTTTCTTAGATATCTTCTTGAACTAAGCAAAAGGGTATTTGCCAAATCTATTTGACTACTCATTTAATAGAAGCGTGTTGTTATACTCTTATGgcatgtttgagagtgattttgagaacaaaatcaattttatcatgtttaaaattactccaaaacatagttttaatatttcaaaatcaattttgatggtATGAAAATTACATTCAAGAGTGTAAAATCAAACACTAAACCAATTTTGACTTTATAAAGACGTGTTGAACATTGATACTAAATATCACAAAAGTGATtataactatttcaaaatcactccaaaacaTGTACTTAGCCCTTTAATCTTTTGTGCAGAATGAGTGGCGTGCAATTGGAGTTCAGCAGAGTCGTGGGTGGGTGCACTATGCTATTCATCGTCCCGAGCCGCACATCATGCTATTCAGGAGGCCCCTAAACTATCAACAGCAGCAGGAGAATCTTGCTCAACAAAATGTGCTTGCTGCTAAATGACTGTTTTTCACTGATTATGTGAAATGCTACTGGGGAGAAAGA from Benincasa hispida cultivar B227 chromosome 10, ASM972705v1, whole genome shotgun sequence carries:
- the LOC120089486 gene encoding cyclin-dependent kinases regulatory subunit 1-like; the protein is MGQIQYSEKYFDDIYEYRHVVLPPEVAKLLPKNRLLSENEWRAIGVQQSRGWVHYAIHRPEPHIMLFRRPLNYQQQQENLAQQNVLAAK